A region of Diospyros lotus cultivar Yz01 chromosome 3, ASM1463336v1, whole genome shotgun sequence DNA encodes the following proteins:
- the LOC127797483 gene encoding protein LIFEGUARD 4-like: MWQPGKGDLETGNSNALYPGMVENAELRWAFIRKIYSIVAIQLLLTAMVAAVIVFVRPIAIFFAKTPAGFLLYIVILIIPFIVLCPLYHYHDRHPLNLFLLGLFTVTLSFGVGMSCAFTKGKIILEAAILTAVVVVSLTQYTFWAAKRGHDFSFLGPFLFAATILLMVFGLIQMLFPLGRTGVMIYALLGALIFSAYIVYDTDNIIKRFSYDEYIIASVSLYLDIINLFLNLLTILRELDG, from the exons ATGTGGCAACCAGGGAAAGGCGACCTGGAAACAGGAAACAGCAACGCATTGTACCCGGGAATGGTAGAGAATGCAGAGCTTCGGTGGGCATTCATCCGCAAGATTTATTCCATCGTCGCAATCCAGTTGCTGCTCACGGCGATGGTTGCCGCCGTCATCGTTTTTGTTCGTCCGATTGCCATTTTCTTTGCCAAAACTCCGGCTGGCTTTCTCCTCTACATTGTCATCctcatcatacccttcattg TTCTGTGCCCGTTGTATCACTATCACGATCGGCATCCGCTGAATCTTTTTCTGCTGGGGTTGTTTACCGTTACACTTTCTTTTGGGGTCGGAATGTCGTGTGCGTTTACCAAAG GTAAGATCATCTTGGAAGCCGCCATTCTAACAGCGGTGGTGGTAGTGAGTCTCACTCAGTACACATTCTGGGCTGCAAAGAGAGGCCATGATTTCAGTTTCCTCGGCCCTTTCTTGTTTGCTGCCACTATACTGCTTATGGTCTTTGGCCTGATTCAG ATGCTCTTCCCGCTGGGTAGGACTGGGGTAATGATCTATGCGTTGCTGGGAGCATTAATATTCTCTGCATATATCGTATACGACACAGACAACATCATCAAGCGCTTCTCCTACGATGAATACATCATCGCATCTGTGTCGCTTTATCTTGACATCATTAACCTTTTCTTGAATCTACTCACTATCCTCAGAGAGCTGGATGGCTAG
- the LOC127797482 gene encoding protein LIFEGUARD 2 isoform X2, whose translation MMLESPELRWAFIRKIYSILTLQLLCTIAVAAVVVAVRPISVFFTTTGAGLALYILLIITPFIVLCPLYYYHQKHPVNFVLLGIFTVSISFAVGLTCAFTSGKVILEAVILTAAVVVSLTLYTFWAVKRGQDFNFLGPFLFGAIVVLILFSLIQVLFPLGKISVMIYGCLASIVFCGYIIYDTDNLIKRYSYDEYIWASVSLYLDVINLFLSLLTVFRAADS comes from the exons ATGATGCTGGAGAGCCCGGAGCTCCGGTGGGCCTTTATCCGCAAGATTTACTCCATTCTGACCTTGCAGTTGCTTTGCACCATCGCCGTCGCGGCGGTGGTCGTCGCCGTCCGCCCAATCTCCGTCTTCTTTACCACCACCGGGGCCGGTTTGGCCCTTTATATCCTGCTCATCATAACGCCTTTCATTG TGCTGTGCCCACTGTATTACTATCATCAGAAGCACCCTGTCAACTTCGTTCTGCTTGGGATTTTCACTGTTAGTATTTCTTTTGCGGTGGGACTGACTTGTGCTTTCACCAGCG GGAAGGTAATATTGGAAGCAGTAATCTTAACAGCTGCTGTGGTTGTAAGCCTCACTTTATACACATTCTGGGCTGTGAAAAGAGGCCAGGATTTCAACTTCCTCGGGCCCTTCTTGTTTGGTGCTATTGTTGTGCTTATTCTCTTTTCACTGATTCAG GTGCTCTTCCCTCTGGGTAAGATCTCTGTCATGATATACGGGTGCCTGGCTTCAATTGTATTCTGTGGGTACATCATATACGACACGGACAACCTGATCAAGCGTTATTCCTACGACGAGTACATTTGGGCATCTGTATCGTTGTATCTGGACGTCATCAATCTCTTCCTTTCGTTGTTGACTGTCTTCAGAGCCGCAGATAGCTAA
- the LOC127797482 gene encoding protein LIFEGUARD 2 isoform X1 codes for MWQAQYRKHDAESGSTPLYPMMLESPELRWAFIRKIYSILTLQLLCTIAVAAVVVAVRPISVFFTTTGAGLALYILLIITPFIVLCPLYYYHQKHPVNFVLLGIFTVSISFAVGLTCAFTSGKVILEAVILTAAVVVSLTLYTFWAVKRGQDFNFLGPFLFGAIVVLILFSLIQVLFPLGKISVMIYGCLASIVFCGYIIYDTDNLIKRYSYDEYIWASVSLYLDVINLFLSLLTVFRAADS; via the exons ATGTGGCAAGCACAGTACCGGAAACATGACGCGGAGTCGGGGTCGACGCCATTATACCCGATGATGCTGGAGAGCCCGGAGCTCCGGTGGGCCTTTATCCGCAAGATTTACTCCATTCTGACCTTGCAGTTGCTTTGCACCATCGCCGTCGCGGCGGTGGTCGTCGCCGTCCGCCCAATCTCCGTCTTCTTTACCACCACCGGGGCCGGTTTGGCCCTTTATATCCTGCTCATCATAACGCCTTTCATTG TGCTGTGCCCACTGTATTACTATCATCAGAAGCACCCTGTCAACTTCGTTCTGCTTGGGATTTTCACTGTTAGTATTTCTTTTGCGGTGGGACTGACTTGTGCTTTCACCAGCG GGAAGGTAATATTGGAAGCAGTAATCTTAACAGCTGCTGTGGTTGTAAGCCTCACTTTATACACATTCTGGGCTGTGAAAAGAGGCCAGGATTTCAACTTCCTCGGGCCCTTCTTGTTTGGTGCTATTGTTGTGCTTATTCTCTTTTCACTGATTCAG GTGCTCTTCCCTCTGGGTAAGATCTCTGTCATGATATACGGGTGCCTGGCTTCAATTGTATTCTGTGGGTACATCATATACGACACGGACAACCTGATCAAGCGTTATTCCTACGACGAGTACATTTGGGCATCTGTATCGTTGTATCTGGACGTCATCAATCTCTTCCTTTCGTTGTTGACTGTCTTCAGAGCCGCAGATAGCTAA